A window of Misgurnus anguillicaudatus chromosome 3, ASM2758022v2, whole genome shotgun sequence genomic DNA:
CATCAGTGCTAAAACTGGAGGCTAATACACTTCAATCTCACAAGTATGCACTCATACAAGTCTCTGTGATAAAGCTTGCACCAAGAACAAATACTCTGTTACACCAAATGTCATACAAAGGTGTCCTCTTGCGTAGAAGTGCACATGTAACATTACAATGACACAGGGTGAGGAAGCAAATATATCGTAGTCTAAGATTGTCATGTAAATTACCAAGACCAAATGGTAtgtacaaattttttaaataaacccatcattatttaaacaaaagtaacatttaactttaaaacaatagaaaaaattaagatattttcttgtgcatgtaaataatgcttGCCTGCACATTACATAGCACgtgtgttcaacttcatgcggtGCTGCGCAGGCCGATGACAACAAATTACTTTGAAAGTGATTAGAAAGCAAtgcatgtatttttatttggtagAAAAACAAAGGCACTTCTCTTTCCAATCTTGTTTTTTTCCAACGTCCGcaacatttaatttataaaaagataacatttttaaaaaaacagtataaaattaCTGAGTGATGGTAAAGGCTTATAATGTGCAATACGTGCTTATGTAACAAGCATTTTATTTGTGTACAGCAGGCTTGAAATACTGGGGAAATTAAACTGAATAAGAACGTATAACACCATATCTCTGTTTACAAGCTGTAAAACTCTAGGATGAAGATGAGGGATGTGTGATATCGTGTAGTAATGTAGCATAAACCCACGCTGAGAAAACATGGTGTACAATCCAGAGAATAAAATCtgtgtttttaaactaaaaaatcATTTTAGTAAAGCAAAATATCAATAAATGATACCCTGACTTGACCTTAACTTTTCTTAGATTTTCATCacctaaatataaaaatacttaaataaagTACCACCTATTAAAAATACAGGTAGCCTGCAGTCACCATCCTTTGTTTGGTGACCAAAAATGTCCCTTTTGGTGTTCCATACAGGATTGGAACATTTAGGGTTCGGGAAATTTGGGGTAAACTAACACACTCAGTAACCACAAATAATTTTGTTAATATGACCTGCGATTTGCACTTTAGACATTAACTATTCATCATCATCTATTTTTTAAGTCCAGTGGGGTACCTTGTTGAAAAGATTTTTTGACGAAGCAAAAATTGTCAGTAGTGTTCTGCAAACGAAAGCATTCACAGCTCTAAAATCCAGAAATATCGAACAGTGCTTTGCATTTTCCTCAAAGTCCTTATCTCTTCTCTTCGATCCCGTAAAATAACAAACAAGCATCAGTCTGTGGAGATGTTTAGTGGTGGTAGTACGGATGAAAGAGTCTCTCTGGGGCACAGATGCTAAGAGCTGAATGCGTATGAAGCAGTAACCGGGGGAAACGGGATGTAAAATACACCACGAATCCATCGGGGACTTCACCGAGGGCTGTTTGTACCTCAGGTGGCAGTTCGTGATAATGATGTTTCTGTTGGAAAACAAGTAGGAGAACAAAGGTCAGGTGTTTTATGGTCTGTGGATTCTTGCAACCTACACTTTTATCCCATCATTATTTTATAACCTAAAACTAAATGTTTATCTAGTACTGCTTAGAATAGCAACAGCACACCTCTGCTTGGCTAGcagcgcaaaggtcatgggttcgaattcTAAGAAAAACTGGTAAAAAATTTTACCTTAAAATcaagtcattttggataaaagcgtctgccaaatgcatatgttataaaatatgaatataaaaataaacatcctAGACACCAGACGACTCCATGCCAGATCCGCTCCGGAGCTGCCAACTTCGGCGCGGATCCGGCCTGGAGTCGACTGCTGTCTGGGATGTTTGTAGCACAAGCgattactttaataaaaataaacaatttggggggggggggggggttagtggtttaaaaatgacattaatGGCAATGCTTGAACTTCACATACTTACTTTATTTCTCATTGCTCTAAGTAGATCTCTCACAGAATTCCCTTTATATGTGCGAAATTTTCTAAGATCTATCATAAAGGAAAACAGTCTACATTATATATTCAGGATTAAACATATAAaatcataatgttttataaactgttgtataaattgGTATTTTtgagtaagggataatgtagaggcagccggtagttatcgggaaataagccccgacggtgtgatcaggacccgacgtgaagcggagggtcttgtatcacactgcaGGGGCTTattttcccgataactaccggctgcctctacattatcccgcttattacacggctacttgtcacataagaaaaaaaacggacatgaatatgaatttgaaacattttattggcatatttgttttaaattaacatttttatcgttccgtgaaactttgcacagatgcataaaatgattgtaataccttattaagatcctctgcttcatacttgtctgtctcatttttttcttttttagccagtctttgagaagttttaatgcccattctgtattttttgtgtgttggcttcgtagctgtcatgctctattttgtcaagttcagtctcagtaagctctctgtgtcttgtcgttgttcgttcttctatccactgtttaaatgttttgttttttccgtacatgttaaaattaatgtcaaaattttccattcttaattatggttgtccagtgtttgtcacaagatggcgccaaacagtaatctttattggtctttattggcgcggagcgattttaatcgtacaagtagtaccggctatgcattattactttggagcggttattttttgaaaagaacgaacctgcaaatgtctcaactgaccaatcagaatcaagcattccagagagccgtgtaataatggTAAATAACAGTTCATACCAGCCTGAAGCGGCGCTGATATGTGCATCCTCCAGTTGGTTCTCACTACAGATCTTCCCGAGTTCTCCAGACGGGCCACTATGGGGCTTTCCGACGGCTCTTTCTCTATTCTGTCACTGACATCCTACAGACAAAAAACAGATGTCACGCCACATTCAATTTCAAGCATTGCGGGCTGCGTACGCGCACACAGACACACCTGAAAGAACTGCAGCTGTTTTTCTGGACTCCAGAAGAAGGGATGTTTAAGAACGGATGCTGCAGAGGGACGCGTCTCTGGTTCGGCACTGATCATCCGCTCGATGAGGTCACGGCCGATCACGTCctctaaaaacacaaacagaaatgTTTACAGGTTAATCTAATACTAGTAATTGACCGGTTCAGATTTTTAATTTGTCGATATCTAGAGTGTTACTTTTGTTTCTTTATctatattttgtttgttttagtcatccaaactttacaataaggttgtatttgttaaaattactAAATGCATAAGCTAACaggaactaacaatgagcagtTGTTTTTtggcatttattcatcttttttaatgttagttaatatcAATAGAGTTATGTTAGTTTATTGTGCATTAATATATACAACTATATTAACTATATTGACTATggagcggtttcccggacagggattagactagtccttgactaaaataaatgtaaagagctgtccaaactgaaaacaacttgcgctgacatatcttaaaaatatcagtgccctttgttttgcctcaaaatgcacgccagtactgttttaagtaaggcatgtttgttaaaactagttatatttcctaattaaactaaggcctagtcctgactTACGCCAATCCatgtataaattattttattctgctaagtacaaaggaagatattttaaagagagtgtttgtaacaaagcagatctggggcaccattgacttccattgtaaggttaaaggattagtccattttctaaaaaaaaaaaaaaaatgaagataatttactcaccaccatgacatccaaaatgttaatgtctttctttgttcagtcgagaagaaattatgtttttttttcaggaaaaattccaggatttttctaattttaatggaccccaacatttaacagttttaatgtagtttaaaattgctgactctaaacgatctcaaacgaggcataagggtcttatctagtgaaacgattgtcattttggcaagaaaaataaaaaacatgcactcCAAAACCACAACCTATcctcttcctccggtcctgtgacctcacgtaattgcgtaatgacgtcgaaaggtcacgtgttacattaTGAAACGCTTTagtttaaacaataaactgacacaaaaacattaattagtatcattcaacatacaacaatgtcaaaacggtcctctttctccacacttgtaaacactggggcgtggTTTCgcacgtcatccgtgacctcttgacgtgatgacgtatcacgtgaggtcgcgctgtcgcgtcacaggaccggaggaagacgagaagttgtggttcaaaagCGCACATTTTCAACTTTTCtcgccaaaaatgacaatcgttttgccaGATAAGACTCCCATGCCTCGTTTGAGaccatttagagtcctttaaaactgcaaattTAAACCGCATTAAAACTGCCAAGTGCTGGGGTCCATCAAAatcagaaaaatcctggaatgtcttcctcaaaaaacataatttcttctcgaccgaacaaagaaagacatcaacattttagatgacatggtggtgagtaaatgatctgaattttttttttaagaaaatgtaccAATCCTTTAAccctacaatggaagtcaatggtgcccctaATCCGCCCTGCTTCAAACAAtccttaaaatatttttctttgtatTTAGCTGAATAAAGTAATTTATACAAGGCTAGAACAACTCAAGGGGGAATAAATGATagcagaatttacatttttgggtgaactgtccctttaagacaaaaaatttaATCCAGGTAGATCGGGATTGAAACTTTCCTTAGCTACCTGAATTCACCCTACATAAAATATTGTCATGAATACAGTTTTgtcataaatacaaaaaatcagctaattgtttatttatttatttatttatttttagaaatGTGACAAATAAGCTTTAATAAAGAAACAAACTATTTGCCATTGTGGTCACCTGGCTCGAATTTGTTTAACAAAAGTGGACTCTGAAACAGAAAACACATTCACTCCCACACACAAATACCGTGTATATCCTCCATAAAGTGGTCGAGGTTATACACCCCGGACAGGATATTGGCTTGTCGTCGTAATGTATCACTGAATGGATGCTGTCCTTTGGACGTCACGTAATAAAACACACATCCTGCCGAGAATATATCCACAGCGCTGGTCTACAAAAAAATCAGAATTAAAGTATAAGGTTATAACACAGTTAATAATGTGGTTATATATATGCATCTACGTGTTTTGGCAGTCCTACAGGATTTCCTTTCGGATCATTTGTAAGTAACTCCGGGGCAATCCAGCCTTCAGTTCCTGGTATCCCAGAGCGTAGGCTAAAACTATGGCGACCATCTGGGAGCTTCTTACACAAGCCGAAATCTGAGATCACTGCCCGGACTCGACCCAATACACCAGGGAGAGAGAGCAAAATATTGCGTGGCTTTAAATCTCTGTGAACTGAATGAGAGAGGATCGTGTAATTAGTATTAACAATCCGTCGTCTGCTTGCATGACAAAATGAGGGCAGCATCCAATTACTCAATGGCATGAATGAACATAAATGTAATGCAATATGAGCGACTGTGAGGTGTTTTGGGACTTACCGATGTTGAGGGAGTGAAGGTGATTGAGGCCACACATGGTCTGCTCCAGCAGCGACACCGGGTTTAGGCTTGAGTAAGGGCAGCTTGGGTCCTCAACGTACTGCATgcaaaaaacaatacaacatTTGTGATTATACACTTGCATTTGTTGAAAAGTGTAGCATCACTTAGTAATATTATCACACACACCTGTTGGAGCGTAACGGCACACAGTTCAATGGCGATGTACGTGAACTGTCTGTCCCGTTCTGTGCAGAAGTAACGGATGACATTGGGATGTTCGTCTGATTCCCTGAGCAGCTGAACTTCTCGCTCCGCAAATTCCACGCATTCGGGAAGGATTCGCTTTACTGCCACACGCCTGCCGTCAAAATGTCCCCTGCAAACACGCTATTGTTATTAGTATACAAGTATAATGAACATAACTGCTCCATTACAATCCCTCAGAAATaaatgtcaattatttttaatttaaaggtccagtgtgtagactgttagcggcatctagcggtgagactgtgaattgcaaccagcgGCTCAGTCCACATCTTACTCGAAACGCATAGTGAAGCAACGGTAGGTGCCATAGGACAAATATAGAGACAGAGCTCGTTTAaatgctcgttttttgaagtcgacagcttataaaaacgtatgttttttttttgcttgttagatgtacaccttgtcacacagcagcttttaggtattattctgtttttaagtttaatctgtaaataagtttttataagctgtcgaccccaaaaaactagcatttaaagacacaaaaatggatacaggcaacttttcatagtacttctattagtagaactgcgtccactagggggaaacatagtcggcgatccactttattctccttaaaggctgggttttacggctcgacagcttataaaaacttatttctgggttctttggcttgttagctgtacatattgtcacacagcagcttttaggcattactctgtttttgttataagccagaaatgacaaggaggcggcttctcgcaatacaaagtcaatggagacggttggattgcgttcccccccggtgggcgtggttttcaaatttgcataactgcgctctgtctctatgtcaTCGTCAAAGACTAAATAGTGACGAAACGCACTTCCATATAAGGGGAcacgcggtgtatgtagataaaaacggctcatactaaggtaataaaaacaatacagtccattatgtaaggtctttatacaccactgataatatagttatgtatattatattgcatttttggtCAAGAGATCcacctaaaagttacacaatgcactttTAGATATAAAGAATAGCAACATAGATGCTTGCATTAGTAAACAGCGCTAAAATATAAACTCTATCCATAACATTAGACAAGGAAATAATTTTTGAGCAAAAGCCATTCTCagtttataaaaacacaccGGAAAACAAATGTTCCCGCCGTTCCATGTCCCAGCACCTCAGCAGGACTGAAGGAGATTTTTCCAACCTCCAAAACTTCAGGCTGTTCATCTGAATGAAACATGCACACAACACCAGTTAAATGAGATAAACaagaaaacatgtttaaaacagGTTTGCAAAATCTAAAATTGTTAAAGGTGTAGATTCAGAATGGTCTACGCATTTTGCGATTGGCTGACTGCTGCTCCTGAGGCGGAGTCTTTGCTTGAGAACGGCCGGGTTTGATTGGATGCAACAGAACTAGTCTTCTCTGAATGGCTGTTATTGCTGTAGGATGATGAGGAGGGTGGAGAGTTGGGTTCTGTTGAaggattctgattggtcagtgtGGTCAGATGGTTGAAGTCCATAGGCTCATCAGATTTCTGGGACTTGACAGGCTgataaaacaaaatgtattagGTCTATGAATGTTATTTCAAAGTATTTTAAACTAATTTATTTCCAAAGAAGGTTTCATGACCGTTTTAAATAAGCACTAATGGCCCGCTCACACCAAGAATGATAACTATAAAGatcaagtttaaaatataagtgAATAGCAGAGTTCACATGACAATTATAACAATACAGAGGAATGATATTGTTGGGATCACTTTCAGAAATGTTTTCCAGCTGatgaataatacatttttaggtGTTAAATAATGACGCAAATACCACAAAATCAacaatcttaaaggggacatataatgaaaatctgacttttccatgtttaagtgttataattgggtccccagtgcttctagcAACCTAgataatgtgaaaaagatcaacccagtaacttagttttggtaaaccattctccgcaagcatgtgaaaaaattgaaatgtgtctccccttgtgatgtaaCAAGGGGATAATaatgccccttaatctgcactatccaaccacagcactgctatttagtgcagagatcagctcatatGCATTTCAACgggcacacccaaaacagcacatttttgctcacacctacaaagttgcaattttagaatgctataataaattatctatatggtattttgagataaaacttcacatatgtactctggagacaccaaagatgtatttgacatcttaaaaaagtcttatgaaatgtcccctttaagcccggtctgtttttttacgTATACATGAACATAccacacagccttgcaaagcatagtttatttgactcatacGTGTACGCAGACGTTCGACGTATGCGCATTGCGACATTATGCAACACATCTCCTGTACGTACATATGCAACCTGTGTGTACAATATACGCAGGGTTTCAAAAAGgtctgatgacgaaaattgcgCCACATGCACTGTAcgctagtgatgggagaaactaAGCTTtacgaagcttcgaatcaattgaaccaattacttcggaaattgattcagttttttgaagcgttcgaaacaccataCACGCTcggacacctgctggtcaaaatagtgtgaAAGCAACAAaatctgtccaaacattttacactttttaaaaaataatagcaatagtgttcttaaaatatgtttttaagaaaaattaattatttaatttaaataaaagtgtattctgtgtttttagttttatttatggcaaacaaatcattaaaacgaactccctttttaattatgcacatttttgtcattaaatctgtctataaacaaaaagtagacaaaattgtggtgttattagtcagaaggatgagTGTTTTATAACTTTTACAATAAAACTGACCTGAGTTCACCTTGTAGTCATTTgggatcaactccccctagtggtgaatccTCGGATTTTCGAAACATTTCGAAAccgttatgacgtaatgaagcctcgtttgctaaaatcacgtgactttggccagtttgaatcaagctccgaaccaatgatttgaaacaaaagattcgtaaatgtttcgaagcctcatgaagcatgCTTCGAATTCGCCCATCACTACTGTACGCATCACGTACGCATAAAACCTGATCATACTTTAGTAAATCACGTTGCGTGATTAATTAAAAAACTCTCCTCTCATAAATTTTGCATCTAAATGAGAAACTCATACAAATGCATGCAATAAGGTCAATCGCAAAATCCACAGCCTTTTCAACGCACATTTTTCACTGCCAATAGTTTTTTAACGGCAAAAGAGATGTTTGCTCCGGTGAGAACTGTAAATCTGGCCCTTGGTTTGAGCGGGCTTTAAACAAATAGTTCACgcaaatgtaaaaatttatttCGAAATTTCCTCACCCCATGACATTACATTAATATGCGACATATCGATCGCTCCATAAGCTCGAAATATGCATCATTTTTTCTCACAAACATATTCTTGCTCTTCAGAAGACATTTAGGGGGGTTTCATACTAGCACTTTTGGTGTGCAACCGGGTTAGATTGCCACCAGAGTTTGGTTCGTGAGAATGACGTGAACATTGTTTTCCGAACTCGTGTGAGTGCCCCTAAAAAGAGTGTTTAGTGTGGACTGCGATATGGTACAGGTGGCACTAACATCAAGTTAACACACAAACTCTCTTACCCTATTGTGTTTTAGCAGAAAAGCAATCCACGCCCCTAAAAGCAGTGTCACTACCAACACAGTCATTGGGTCAGAGGTCAAGGAGTCGGGCAACATGGGTGAAGAGTTGCGCTGTGTTACTGGCGGCAACTACGGAAAAAAACATGACAACAATGTAAACAAGATTGTGATTGTCCCTCCTGTAACTGATTATGCAGATTATGTCAAAACCGAATTGGACTATAAATACAGTAtcaatcacttttatttttattatgcgAAAAATCTGTGTACCGCAGAagaacacaaaattattataaatatatttatataaaataaattatatttgggtGTACCGGCCCTTTAAGAGTGTGCACTGAAGTATGCATTGGACTCACTGGGTGAGAGACAGGACGGAAAGAAGAACCAGAACCTTGAGGTGGGATCACATCACCGGAGCGCCGTAGGTTCTCCGGGAAATCTCTTAACATGGTGGTGTGAGCCAAAGGAGGAACCTCATGGTGACCTATACAAataacacacacaacaaacataAGATTTGTCAAAACATAATACAGGTCCAAAATTGCATACCTACCTGTTGTGGCCTAATAGTTAGAGAATCCCGAGAGTTGCCGGTTTGAGTCTCACAACACCTTTGTACCTATAAAGTTcatgttagtacctcaaaggtacatattggtactaagtgtatacatatctgtacataaatgataaatattatgaccttttaaaaggtactgccccagtgacagcataTTTTGACAATATTTTCTATTTCGGCATGTTTGTTAATACATGAAGGTACAGTAAATTTCAGTGCATGTGAATGGATCGTACCGATCAGCAGCCAGTTATTTTGCAGAGAGCTGGTGCTTCCTGGTGGATACTTCACATCAGTGCTGGGTGTGATCTCGCATTCAGCCCGCCCATTTCCCATTGTGACGCCAGCTGTGATCGGCCCCTCGATTCGTGCAAGAGTAATACCTTGCGGCTGCCAAGGCAACAGGATAAGGTTAATAACAGGGAGGTGGAACTCAATACGGGTGGTTTTAAAAGACGGGCTGGAAAACTTACAACTATTGCCACTCCCTGGTGCACAAGAGAGGAAGAAGCATACAGATGAGAGTCCATCTTGCCAACATAAAGGGTGGGACTATCAAGAGATGCGCACACACAAGTAAATTTAATTACAATATGGTAACAGTTAAGTAATTATTTAGAGTTAATATGTGAAATTAAATATTCAAAGGATTTTTTTGTTGGTTAACTGCAAGGAAACACACATGTATACTGATACAATGTATAGCTCGAAAGGACTGAAGGTTACTTTgtataaagtgtctgaaaaaatttatatttttatttagtcaTTTTTTCCCTGCATCATATTTCGTTTTTTATTTGTACGATAGGATTTCTATTACTGTTAACTTCTGTGTAAAGTCcgactaatatatatatatatatatatatatatatatatatatatatatatatatatatatatatatatatatatatatatatatatat
This region includes:
- the ern2 gene encoding serine/threonine-protein kinase/endoribonuclease IRE1 isoform X1; this encodes MESLVDWRHLLLALFCLFGNVAKCEGGSSVSLPESLLFVSTLDGSLHAVSKQTGDIKWTLKEDPIIQVPVYFQEPGFLPDPNDGSLYVLGGKRKEGLMKLPFTIPELVQSSPCRSSDGVLYTGKKQDTWFVVDPQTGEKQTSLSTSSSDSICPSAPLLYIGRTEYMITMYDTKSQELRWNATYNDYSAPLYDDKNYEYKMSHFASSGDGLVVTVDRDSGEVLWMQKFDSPVAGFYLWSQDSLWRAPHLTVATETLRYLTFTAENTQSQTMKWTYQFTKEKHSTKTQLVPTLYVGKMDSHLYASSSLVHQGVAIVPQGITLARIEGPITAGVTMGNGRAECEITPSTDVKYPPGSTSSLQNNWLLIGHHEVPPLAHTTMLRDFPENLRRSGDVIPPQGSGSSFRPVSHPLPPVTQRNSSPMLPDSLTSDPMTVLVVTLLLGAWIAFLLKHNRPVKSQKSDEPMDFNHLTTLTNQNPSTEPNSPPSSSSYSNNSHSEKTSSVASNQTRPFSSKDSASGAAVSQSQNEQPEVLEVGKISFSPAEVLGHGTAGTFVFRGHFDGRRVAVKRILPECVEFAEREVQLLRESDEHPNVIRYFCTERDRQFTYIAIELCAVTLQQYVEDPSCPYSSLNPVSLLEQTMCGLNHLHSLNIVHRDLKPRNILLSLPGVLGRVRAVISDFGLCKKLPDGRHSFSLRSGIPGTEGWIAPELLTNDPKGNPTSAVDIFSAGCVFYYVTSKGQHPFSDTLRRQANILSGVYNLDHFMEDIHEDVIGRDLIERMISAEPETRPSAASVLKHPFFWSPEKQLQFFQDVSDRIEKEPSESPIVARLENSGRSVVRTNWRMHISAPLQADLRKFRTYKGNSVRDLLRAMRNKKHHYHELPPEVQTALGEVPDGFVVYFTSRFPRLLLHTHSALSICAPERLFHPYYHH
- the ern2 gene encoding serine/threonine-protein kinase/endoribonuclease IRE1 isoform X2, whose product is MTVCVLEREKCEGGSSVSLPESLLFVSTLDGSLHAVSKQTGDIKWTLKEDPIIQVPVYFQEPGFLPDPNDGSLYVLGGKRKEGLMKLPFTIPELVQSSPCRSSDGVLYTGKKQDTWFVVDPQTGEKQTSLSTSSSDSICPSAPLLYIGRTEYMITMYDTKSQELRWNATYNDYSAPLYDDKNYEYKMSHFASSGDGLVVTVDRDSGEVLWMQKFDSPVAGFYLWSQDSLWRAPHLTVATETLRYLTFTAENTQSQTMKWTYQFTKEKHSTKTQLVPTLYVGKMDSHLYASSSLVHQGVAIVPQGITLARIEGPITAGVTMGNGRAECEITPSTDVKYPPGSTSSLQNNWLLIGHHEVPPLAHTTMLRDFPENLRRSGDVIPPQGSGSSFRPVSHPLPPVTQRNSSPMLPDSLTSDPMTVLVVTLLLGAWIAFLLKHNRPVKSQKSDEPMDFNHLTTLTNQNPSTEPNSPPSSSSYSNNSHSEKTSSVASNQTRPFSSKDSASGAAVSQSQNEQPEVLEVGKISFSPAEVLGHGTAGTFVFRGHFDGRRVAVKRILPECVEFAEREVQLLRESDEHPNVIRYFCTERDRQFTYIAIELCAVTLQQYVEDPSCPYSSLNPVSLLEQTMCGLNHLHSLNIVHRDLKPRNILLSLPGVLGRVRAVISDFGLCKKLPDGRHSFSLRSGIPGTEGWIAPELLTNDPKGNPTSAVDIFSAGCVFYYVTSKGQHPFSDTLRRQANILSGVYNLDHFMEDIHEDVIGRDLIERMISAEPETRPSAASVLKHPFFWSPEKQLQFFQDVSDRIEKEPSESPIVARLENSGRSVVRTNWRMHISAPLQADLRKFRTYKGNSVRDLLRAMRNKKHHYHELPPEVQTALGEVPDGFVVYFTSRFPRLLLHTHSALSICAPERLFHPYYHH